The Labilibaculum sp. sequence AGCTTATGGAACTGTTGCTGCAGCCGATTATTTTATTTTAAATAATCATGCTGATCAAAAGCGAAAATCGAAGTTGTCTTTTTCTGACATGAATGCTGTAGAATCAAACTGTTCCCTGCAACTTCCGATATCAAACAAGCAATTAAATCCAAACCAATCAATTCTGCTAAATCGAATGATCGTAGAAAAATTGAATGGGTTTGCACCGGCTGAAAGTGAAATGAACCGATACTGCATTGGAACAGGATCGCTTGGAATGCATTTGAAACTATCTGTTTTTGAGGAATTAAAAGCTCTGCAAGAAATTCTGCCGGACCTTACTTTTTGGGAATTGATCAAATGGGGAACTATAAACGGAGCAAAACATTTGCAGATCGAAAATAGATTTGGAAGTCTTGAAATTGGCAAAAAACCAGGACTGAACCTACTCACAAATCTTGATTATCCGAATCAGAAATTCAACGCGGCAAGCACAATAAAAATACTTGTTTAATCAAGACTAATTAACTTCTCAAT is a genomic window containing:
- a CDS encoding amidohydrolase family protein encodes the protein MRKIAANYIFPVIATPLKNGIIVLDENNYIVDIIDTKGQIKEIQNLEFYSGIIVPGFVDVFTLLSFSSFSGKDFEDCLHDDFGSALKKSLLQKDTTANTIQRGINQLEAYGTVAAADYFILNNHADQKRKSKLSFSDMNAVESNCSLQLPISNKQLNPNQSILLNRMIVEKLNGFAPAESEMNRYCIGTGSLGMHLKLSVFEELKALQEILPDLTFWELIKWGTINGAKHLQIENRFGSLEIGKKPGLNLLTNLDYPNQKFNAASTIKILV